From Microlunatus capsulatus, a single genomic window includes:
- a CDS encoding glycosyltransferase: MTDVELPRGRYVFAMNEIRSGSGGLIRAVLLRNRLFAERAGVTTTLLVLRPYPDYAERRARLVAEGLLDERTPVLSVFDHLRATPTGPAPADAPVLPQVPGTEPVEETYPDGSPWRTVHRDRLSGDDAAWDYRRADGTVHLRVAAGPLGATADGGPRARVVDPEGRVVRAFRSMPAFHRHHLDVLFPEPGPVFVFLDSRVSVPLVLPAPAPRFRTLYVLHNQHTTRTRRWDSPMSPSYAAALDRLPELHALVTLTERQRADVRLRFGAVSHVFAVPNPVLPVPVPEPRPARDPRRLVMVTRMAPQKNLGDALRAFRLVLDARPDARLDLYGDGPERPQVEALVAELDLAGAVTLHGFRPLAEADLWTASGFLLTSRFEGYPLATLESLAHGCPVVAYDIRYGPREQISDGVDGYVVRRGDVAALAERAVRLLDDPALVARMSDAALQKAADHGPDRFVRDWQRVLEGVEELEPRRTRLDEVRLDVTTLTRPVPPAPPARSRRERVRARVRALTAAGPGEPPFRWAARLVVDGAAGGADPAEPVVTLTALGDKGGEHRRLPLRVTRDGEAFVLARGGTTRALFTGLRTSEHVRLRLDVAWENSSWQGLLGDGARWPRPGALTPTSRPARLLRGARRRVRRLLRA; encoded by the coding sequence GTGACGGACGTCGAGCTGCCACGGGGACGCTACGTCTTCGCCATGAACGAGATCCGCAGCGGCTCGGGCGGGCTCATCCGCGCCGTCCTGCTCCGCAACCGGCTCTTCGCCGAGCGTGCCGGGGTGACGACGACGCTCCTCGTGCTGCGGCCCTACCCCGACTACGCCGAGCGCCGCGCCCGGCTGGTGGCGGAGGGGCTGCTCGACGAGCGCACCCCGGTGCTGTCGGTGTTCGACCACCTGCGGGCGACGCCCACCGGCCCCGCCCCCGCCGACGCCCCGGTGCTGCCGCAGGTCCCCGGCACCGAGCCGGTCGAGGAGACCTACCCCGACGGCTCGCCCTGGCGCACGGTGCACCGCGACCGGCTGAGCGGGGACGACGCGGCCTGGGACTACCGGCGGGCCGACGGGACCGTCCACCTGCGGGTGGCGGCCGGGCCGCTGGGCGCCACGGCCGACGGTGGCCCGCGCGCCCGGGTGGTGGACCCCGAGGGCCGGGTCGTCCGCGCGTTCCGCTCGATGCCCGCGTTCCACCGCCACCACCTCGACGTGCTGTTCCCCGAGCCCGGTCCCGTCTTCGTCTTCCTCGACAGCCGGGTGAGCGTGCCCCTCGTGCTGCCCGCCCCGGCGCCCCGCTTCCGCACGCTCTACGTGCTGCACAACCAGCACACGACGCGGACCCGCCGCTGGGACTCCCCGATGTCGCCCAGCTACGCCGCCGCGCTCGACCGGCTCCCGGAGCTGCACGCCCTGGTCACCCTCACCGAGCGGCAGCGCGCCGACGTCCGGCTGCGGTTCGGCGCGGTGAGCCACGTCTTCGCCGTGCCCAACCCGGTGCTGCCGGTGCCCGTCCCCGAGCCGCGGCCGGCCCGTGACCCGCGCCGCCTGGTGATGGTCACGCGGATGGCGCCGCAGAAGAACCTCGGCGACGCCCTCCGCGCCTTCCGGCTGGTGCTGGACGCCCGGCCCGACGCCCGGCTCGACCTCTACGGCGACGGCCCCGAGCGGCCGCAGGTGGAGGCCCTGGTCGCCGAGCTGGACCTGGCGGGCGCCGTCACGCTGCACGGGTTCCGACCGCTCGCCGAGGCCGACCTGTGGACCGCGTCGGGGTTCCTGCTGACCAGCCGCTTCGAGGGCTACCCGCTCGCCACCCTGGAGAGCCTCGCGCACGGCTGCCCCGTCGTCGCCTACGACATCCGCTACGGCCCCCGCGAGCAGATCAGCGACGGCGTCGACGGCTACGTGGTCCGCCGCGGCGACGTCGCCGCGCTGGCCGAGCGCGCCGTCCGGCTCCTCGACGACCCGGCCCTCGTGGCCCGGATGAGCGACGCGGCGCTGCAGAAGGCCGCCGACCACGGCCCCGACCGCTTCGTCCGGGACTGGCAGCGGGTGCTCGAGGGCGTCGAGGAGCTGGAGCCACGCCGGACCCGGCTCGACGAGGTGCGCCTCGACGTCACCACGCTGACGCGGCCGGTGCCGCCCGCACCGCCCGCCCGCTCCCGGCGGGAGCGCGTCCGGGCGCGGGTGCGGGCCCTCACCGCGGCCGGACCGGGCGAGCCGCCGTTCCGGTGGGCGGCGCGACTGGTCGTCGACGGCGCGGCCGGCGGCGCGGACCCGGCGGAGCCCGTGGTCACGCTGACCGCGCTGGGCGACAAGGGCGGTGAGCACCGCCGGCTCCCGCTGCGGGTGACCCGCGACGGGGAGGCCTTCGTCCTCGCCCGGGGTGGCACGACGCGCGCGCTGTTCACCGGCCTGCGGACCTCGGAGCACGTCCGGCTCCGGCTCGACGTCGCCTGGGAGAACTCCAGCTGGCAGGGGCTGCTCGGCGACGGCGCCCGCTGGCCGCGGCCGGGTGCCCTGACGCCGACCAGCCGGCCCGCCCGGCTGCTGCGCGGGGCCCGTCGCCGGGTGCGCCGGCTGCTGCGGGCCTGA
- a CDS encoding DUF6297 family protein, whose translation MSTLDTAEADGWAEPSPPRDPASPRELKGLIRDWRRGRATKNLTEVFHDAYVALIGALMIGAMLVNVVLKAQRTIAQCDSVSCLSARTVLPWAGFAAAVAVALAVSRLFGPVLASAAEGFWLLDAPISRAQLLGARLVGAVAGAFALGAALGALVSALTGSPGGEVLVWAAATGLSAAAAVAFAAAQQGVERTRLTQAIGYLFGFVGVAALFLVVAVAAEWVRLGISDDVGAEVALVLGGFSLLVLAASYLLARVRLRQIRRTRLLSGGALVSGISGAFFALDIGLARDIVVERRAVEKGHVKPQRGQGLGVQALTWREWQRLRRFPQPLVVLAATVVVPYAADALGMSVLTPVLSALALFGALIPTLGGLRVLTRTGGLARCLPFSLAQIKMASITVPAILAGVWAVLTTAAYRGFGDGAVDRSIPEASLMAVATAAAGLLAAVRWTQAKGVDFSAPMVSTQAGAFPPGLMTNIFRGFDVAILVTAPMLLGFSPVWSLLIAGIAALVLLNSMDAESVRARQAEQRQELERQRKQRDAAVAQNKQRKR comes from the coding sequence ATGAGCACCCTCGACACCGCCGAGGCCGACGGCTGGGCCGAGCCCAGCCCGCCGCGGGACCCGGCCTCGCCCCGCGAGCTCAAGGGGCTGATCCGCGACTGGCGGCGCGGCCGGGCCACCAAGAACCTCACCGAGGTCTTCCACGACGCCTACGTCGCCCTGATCGGCGCGCTCATGATCGGCGCGATGCTGGTCAACGTCGTCCTCAAAGCCCAGCGGACGATCGCCCAGTGCGACTCGGTGTCCTGCCTGTCCGCGCGGACGGTGCTGCCCTGGGCCGGCTTCGCGGCCGCGGTCGCGGTGGCGCTGGCGGTCAGCCGGCTGTTCGGGCCGGTGCTGGCCTCGGCCGCCGAGGGCTTCTGGCTGCTCGACGCCCCGATCTCGCGGGCCCAGCTGCTCGGCGCCCGGCTGGTCGGCGCTGTGGCCGGCGCCTTCGCCCTCGGCGCGGCGCTGGGCGCCCTCGTCTCCGCGCTGACCGGCTCGCCCGGCGGGGAGGTCCTCGTCTGGGCCGCCGCCACCGGGCTCTCGGCCGCCGCCGCGGTGGCCTTCGCCGCCGCCCAGCAGGGCGTCGAGCGCACCCGGCTCACCCAGGCCATCGGCTACCTCTTCGGCTTCGTCGGGGTGGCGGCCCTGTTCCTCGTCGTCGCCGTGGCCGCGGAGTGGGTGCGGCTGGGGATCAGCGACGACGTGGGGGCCGAGGTGGCCCTCGTGCTCGGCGGCTTCTCCCTGCTGGTGCTGGCCGCCAGCTACCTGCTGGCCCGGGTCCGGCTGCGGCAGATCCGCCGCACCCGGCTGCTGAGCGGCGGGGCGCTGGTCAGCGGCATCTCCGGGGCGTTCTTCGCCCTCGACATCGGTCTGGCCCGTGACATCGTCGTCGAGCGGCGGGCGGTCGAGAAGGGGCACGTGAAGCCCCAGCGAGGGCAGGGGCTGGGCGTGCAGGCGCTGACCTGGCGCGAGTGGCAGCGGCTGCGCCGGTTCCCCCAGCCCCTCGTGGTGCTGGCGGCGACCGTCGTCGTCCCCTACGCCGCCGACGCGCTGGGGATGAGCGTGCTGACGCCGGTGCTGTCGGCGCTGGCGCTGTTCGGCGCCCTGATCCCGACCCTCGGCGGCCTGCGGGTGCTCACCCGGACCGGCGGGCTCGCCCGCTGCCTGCCGTTCTCGCTCGCCCAGATCAAGATGGCCTCGATCACCGTGCCGGCCATCCTCGCCGGCGTCTGGGCCGTGCTGACGACGGCGGCCTACCGGGGCTTCGGCGACGGCGCCGTGGACCGGAGCATCCCGGAGGCCTCGCTGATGGCCGTGGCCACCGCCGCCGCCGGCCTGCTGGCCGCGGTCCGCTGGACCCAGGCCAAGGGCGTCGACTTCAGCGCCCCGATGGTCTCCACCCAGGCGGGCGCCTTCCCGCCCGGGCTGATGACCAACATCTTCCGCGGGTTCGACGTCGCGATCCTGGTCACGGCCCCGATGCTGCTGGGCTTCTCCCCGGTCTGGTCCCTGCTGATCGCCGGCATCGCCGCCCTGGTGCTGCTCAACTCGATGGACGCCGAGTCGGTCCGCGCCCGCCAGGCGGAGCAGCGCCAGGAGCTGGAGCGGCAGCGCAAACAGCGCGACGCGGCGGTCGCCCAGAACAAGCAGCGCAAGCGCTGA
- a CDS encoding ABC transporter ATP-binding protein — translation MAKRSTVLKVSGLRRAFGPVTIIDSFSLEVRAGEAIALTGRNGAGKSTLLRCLVGADRPDEGTIEVLGNPMSETSPQIRRDVATVIDDLDFFPDLSVVEHLDLLARAHGIPDPDARVDEVLEEVQLVPQSGQLPGTLSSGQRRRLALATAFVRPRKLLILDEPEQRLDTEGVAWLAQRLKAERQQGLAIVFASHEPTLVETVATRVVELGAARG, via the coding sequence ATGGCCAAACGCAGCACGGTCCTCAAGGTCTCCGGCCTCCGCCGGGCCTTCGGGCCGGTGACGATCATCGACTCCTTCTCCCTCGAGGTGCGCGCGGGTGAGGCCATCGCCCTGACCGGCCGCAACGGCGCCGGCAAGTCGACGCTGCTGCGCTGCCTCGTCGGCGCCGACCGCCCGGACGAGGGCACCATCGAGGTGCTCGGCAACCCGATGTCGGAGACCTCCCCGCAGATCCGGCGCGACGTCGCGACCGTCATCGACGACCTCGACTTCTTCCCCGACCTCAGCGTCGTCGAGCACCTCGACCTGCTCGCCCGCGCGCACGGCATCCCCGACCCCGACGCCCGCGTCGACGAGGTGCTCGAGGAGGTGCAGCTGGTCCCGCAGTCCGGCCAGCTGCCCGGCACCCTGTCCTCGGGCCAGCGCCGACGGCTGGCCCTGGCCACCGCCTTCGTCCGGCCGCGCAAGCTGCTGATCCTCGACGAGCCCGAGCAGCGCCTCGACACCGAGGGCGTCGCCTGGCTGGCCCAGCGGCTCAAGGCCGAGCGGCAGCAGGGCCTCGCCATCGTCTTCGCCAGCCACGAGCCCACGCTGGTCGAGACCGTCGCCACCCGCGTCGTCGAGCTGGGGGCGGCGCGCGGATGA
- a CDS encoding fasciclin domain-containing protein, protein MFTTTRIAKIAGLAAALALPLTLAACGGTEATPAGTSTSSAPSMSASSSPMASPSMTPSMSASTADAPFGAACSAVPKTGKGSFDGMSADPVATAASNNPLLSTLVTAVKKAGLVDTLNTTDNLTVFAPTNDAFAKIDKKTLDKVLADKEMLTAILTEHVVGEKLDPMTLAGEHDSLNPKQGITVEGSGENFTVNGDAKVLCGNVQTANATVYIIDTVLLPKS, encoded by the coding sequence ATGTTCACCACCACCCGCATCGCCAAGATCGCCGGCCTCGCCGCAGCCCTCGCCCTGCCGCTGACCCTGGCCGCCTGTGGCGGCACCGAGGCCACCCCCGCCGGCACCTCCACCTCCTCCGCGCCCTCCATGAGCGCCTCCAGCTCCCCCATGGCCAGCCCCTCCATGACCCCCTCCATGAGCGCCTCCACCGCCGACGCCCCCTTCGGCGCCGCCTGCTCCGCCGTCCCCAAGACCGGCAAGGGCTCCTTCGACGGCATGAGCGCCGACCCCGTCGCCACCGCCGCCAGCAACAACCCCCTCCTCTCCACCCTCGTCACCGCGGTCAAGAAGGCCGGCCTCGTCGACACCCTCAACACCACCGACAACCTCACCGTCTTCGCCCCCACCAACGACGCCTTCGCCAAGATCGACAAGAAGACCCTCGACAAGGTCCTCGCCGACAAGGAGATGCTCACCGCGATCCTCACCGAGCACGTCGTCGGCGAGAAGCTCGACCCGATGACCCTCGCCGGCGAGCACGACAGCCTCAACCCCAAGCAGGGCATCACCGTCGAGGGCTCCGGTGAGAACTTCACCGTCAACGGCGACGCCAAGGTCCTCTGCGGCAACGTCCAGACCGCCAACGCCACCGTCTACATCATCGACACCGTCCTGCTGCCGAAGTCCTGA
- the sigK gene encoding ECF RNA polymerase sigma factor SigK, which translates to MNISVVPAGPGGESSRPEPVATGREADAAHLVELMARSARGHEDAFSELYDLTSSRIYGTVLRVLRSADHAAEVTQEVYVEVWRQSARYAPDRGSVLGWMTTMAHRRAVDRVRSVTSEVARDERYAVTGADREVDHVWEGVEQKLDVERVRKGMASLTAIQREALTLAYFGGYTQSQVASLLKLPLGTVKTRIRDGLIGLRDALGVEA; encoded by the coding sequence ATGAACATCTCCGTCGTACCGGCCGGGCCGGGAGGCGAGTCCTCCCGACCCGAGCCGGTCGCGACCGGGCGCGAGGCCGATGCCGCGCACCTGGTTGAGCTGATGGCCCGCTCCGCCCGGGGCCACGAGGACGCGTTCTCCGAGCTCTACGACCTCACGTCGTCCCGGATCTACGGGACGGTCCTGCGGGTCCTGCGGTCCGCCGACCACGCGGCCGAGGTCACGCAGGAGGTCTACGTGGAGGTCTGGCGCCAGTCGGCCCGCTACGCTCCGGACCGGGGCAGCGTGCTGGGCTGGATGACGACGATGGCGCACCGCCGGGCGGTCGACCGGGTCCGCTCGGTGACCAGCGAGGTGGCGCGCGACGAGCGCTACGCCGTGACCGGGGCCGACCGCGAGGTCGACCACGTGTGGGAGGGCGTCGAGCAGAAGCTCGACGTCGAGCGCGTCCGCAAGGGGATGGCGAGCCTGACCGCGATCCAGCGGGAGGCGCTCACCCTGGCCTACTTCGGTGGGTACACCCAGAGCCAGGTGGCTTCGTTGCTGAAGCTGCCGCTCGGAACCGTGAAGACACGAATACGCGACGGCCTCATCGGCCTCCGCGACGCCTTGGGGGTAGAGGCATGA
- a CDS encoding anti-sigma factor codes for MSEIHGATGSYVLHALDADELEEFEAHLAVCPTCSREVVEFCETAAELSLLASAPPPPALKGSVMSAISGVRVLPPDVPAEDQGPVVEAVDDEPVVAAAPVTRVDELALRRQRRLTRVLSLAVAAALVVALGLGGWVVSLTQRETPVATSTLETELLNAPDVKGYTVPLSGGGQATFVASKTLGRALFSSGDLPALPADKTYQLWTLSGSLTDPGVITPDNIVSGGGTAKSWLRGPVAQSGALAVSVEPAGGSQTPTDIRGGTNL; via the coding sequence ATGAGCGAGATCCACGGAGCCACGGGCTCCTACGTGCTGCACGCACTGGACGCCGACGAGCTCGAGGAGTTCGAGGCGCACCTGGCGGTCTGCCCGACCTGCAGCCGGGAGGTCGTCGAGTTCTGCGAGACGGCCGCCGAGCTGTCGCTGCTGGCGTCGGCCCCGCCGCCGCCCGCGCTCAAGGGCTCGGTGATGTCCGCCATCAGCGGGGTCCGGGTGCTGCCGCCCGACGTCCCCGCCGAGGACCAGGGCCCGGTCGTCGAGGCCGTGGACGACGAGCCCGTCGTGGCGGCGGCGCCGGTCACCCGGGTCGACGAGCTGGCCCTGCGCCGGCAGCGCCGGCTCACCCGGGTGCTGTCCCTGGCCGTGGCCGCCGCCCTCGTGGTGGCGCTGGGGCTGGGCGGCTGGGTGGTGTCGCTGACGCAGCGGGAGACCCCCGTCGCGACGTCGACGCTGGAGACCGAGCTGCTGAACGCGCCGGACGTCAAGGGCTACACGGTCCCGCTGTCCGGCGGCGGCCAGGCGACCTTCGTCGCCTCCAAGACGCTGGGCCGGGCGCTGTTCTCCAGCGGGGACCTCCCCGCGCTGCCGGCGGACAAGACCTACCAGCTCTGGACGCTGTCCGGCTCGCTGACCGATCCCGGCGTCATCACCCCGGACAACATCGTCAGCGGCGGCGGCACGGCGAAGTCCTGGCTGCGCGGCCCGGTGGCGCAGTCCGGCGCCCTCGCGGTGAGCGTCGAGCCGGCCGGCGGGTCGCAGACCCCGACCGACATCCGGGGCGGCACCAACCTCTGA
- a CDS encoding demethylmenaquinone methyltransferase: MENARATLEKRRADVAAMFDRVAVRYDLLNDVLSLGQDRAWRRRVVEAVAPRPGQRVLDLAAGTGTSSEPFDRAGATVVPTDLSLGMLEVGKRRRPALGFVAGDALALPYADDAFDAVTISFGLRNVEDTLGALRELRRVTRPGGTLVVCEFSTPTWRPFRTVYSDYLVAALPRIATALSPNPAAYRYLAESIQAWPDQAALAALLQEAGWQQVEWRDLSGGVVALHRGRA; the protein is encoded by the coding sequence GTGGAGAACGCACGAGCGACGCTCGAGAAGCGCCGGGCCGACGTGGCGGCGATGTTCGACCGCGTGGCGGTCCGGTACGACCTGCTGAACGACGTGCTCTCGCTCGGCCAGGACCGCGCCTGGCGCCGCCGGGTGGTCGAGGCCGTCGCCCCCCGGCCGGGGCAGCGGGTGCTCGACCTCGCGGCCGGCACCGGGACCTCCAGCGAGCCGTTCGACCGGGCGGGTGCCACCGTCGTCCCCACCGACCTCTCGCTGGGCATGCTCGAGGTCGGCAAGCGGCGCCGCCCGGCGCTCGGCTTCGTCGCCGGCGACGCGCTGGCCCTGCCCTACGCCGACGACGCCTTCGACGCTGTCACCATCTCCTTCGGTCTGCGCAACGTCGAGGACACGCTGGGGGCGCTCCGCGAGCTGCGCCGGGTCACCCGGCCCGGCGGGACGCTCGTCGTCTGCGAGTTCTCCACCCCCACCTGGCGCCCGTTCCGCACGGTCTACTCCGACTACCTGGTGGCGGCGCTGCCCCGGATCGCCACCGCCCTCTCCCCCAACCCCGCGGCGTACCGCTACCTGGCCGAGTCCATCCAGGCCTGGCCCGACCAGGCGGCGCTGGCCGCGCTCCTCCAGGAGGCCGGCTGGCAGCAGGTGGAGTGGCGCGACCTCAGTGGCGGGGTCGTGGCCCTGCACCGGGGTCGGGCGTGA
- a CDS encoding TM0106 family RecB-like putative nuclease — MIEVEAEAAAGSERHAVLLGATAARSCPVKTHNAFDRTVPRPPEGSGELPVRVQAARTFEAQQLEALIEAVPGLVVDLRLLDVASAAEACRQAMEVGAAVVVGGPLPVDAAGHRLGRPDLLVRGADRPDGRPTYHPGVVKAHKVLLPAKRRPVEEPAPSAEADPTPSDPVLSPSDPVLSPSDPVLSPSKEEPPVPAVRWSPLEAPRPLDLQVWDGVGPRLGSREGDFLQLAHYHRMLEAAGFAAAEPLGAVLATDTVRERPAHDGALPDGPAHDSPGHHEGAVLAWVDLSAPVVRTFSRSAASGWRLRSLLERYDHEQGLRVDVARAAAARTGDPASDPEPLVRPVVQRECQTCTWWPHCRTELADDEVSLRIDKGALDVREVLALRRRGIGTVAELASADLDALLPGYLPEVSHRTGPEKRLRVASRRARMLTDGVSFDRETTGPIAVPAAALEVDLDIESAADGRIYLWGFLLHDTASADPPRYVAFSRFTALDDAAEAALAEEAFGWLRGLVEGPRSVAVYHYSAYEPTAVRTLAAREPGHASLDWAAGWAGRFVDLYDVVKAHFFGAGGLGLKPIAQHAGFRWRDEDPGGLNSQAWFADAVDGPDEAARERARTRVLEYNEDDVRATAVLRAWLRSR, encoded by the coding sequence GTGATCGAGGTGGAGGCCGAGGCCGCAGCCGGCAGCGAGCGGCACGCCGTGCTGCTGGGCGCCACGGCTGCCCGCAGCTGCCCGGTGAAGACCCACAACGCCTTCGACCGCACCGTCCCCCGCCCGCCGGAGGGTTCGGGCGAGCTGCCCGTCCGGGTGCAGGCCGCCCGGACGTTCGAGGCCCAGCAGCTCGAGGCCCTCATCGAGGCGGTGCCCGGGCTCGTCGTCGACCTGCGGCTGCTCGACGTCGCCAGCGCCGCGGAGGCCTGCCGGCAGGCGATGGAGGTCGGCGCGGCCGTGGTCGTCGGCGGCCCGCTGCCCGTCGACGCCGCCGGCCACCGGCTCGGCCGACCGGACCTGCTGGTCCGCGGCGCCGACCGCCCCGACGGCCGGCCCACCTACCACCCCGGGGTCGTCAAGGCCCACAAGGTGCTGCTCCCCGCCAAGCGCCGCCCGGTCGAGGAGCCCGCGCCCTCCGCCGAGGCCGACCCGACCCCGTCAGACCCCGTCCTGAGCCCGTCGGACCCCGTCCTGAGCCCGTCGGACCCCGTCCTGAGCCCGTCGAAGGAGGAGCCGCCGGTGCCCGCCGTCCGCTGGTCGCCGCTGGAGGCGCCGCGACCGCTCGACCTGCAGGTGTGGGACGGCGTCGGCCCCCGGCTGGGCAGCCGCGAGGGCGACTTCCTGCAGCTGGCGCACTACCACCGGATGCTGGAGGCCGCCGGCTTCGCCGCCGCCGAGCCGCTGGGGGCGGTGCTCGCCACCGACACCGTGCGCGAGCGCCCCGCGCACGACGGCGCTCTGCCCGACGGCCCTGCGCACGACAGCCCTGGGCACCACGAGGGCGCCGTGCTCGCCTGGGTCGACCTGTCCGCGCCGGTCGTGCGCACCTTCTCGCGCAGCGCGGCGTCCGGCTGGCGGCTGCGCAGCCTGCTGGAGCGCTACGACCACGAGCAGGGCCTGCGCGTCGACGTCGCCCGGGCCGCCGCCGCCCGGACGGGTGACCCGGCGAGCGACCCGGAGCCCCTGGTGCGACCGGTGGTCCAGCGCGAGTGCCAGACCTGCACGTGGTGGCCGCACTGCCGCACCGAGCTGGCCGACGACGAGGTGAGCCTGCGGATCGACAAGGGCGCGCTCGACGTGCGCGAGGTGCTCGCGCTCCGCCGCCGCGGCATCGGCACCGTGGCCGAGCTGGCGTCGGCCGACCTCGACGCCCTGCTGCCCGGCTACCTGCCCGAGGTGAGCCACCGCACCGGGCCCGAGAAGCGCCTGCGGGTGGCGTCGCGGCGGGCCCGGATGCTCACCGACGGGGTGTCCTTCGACCGGGAGACGACCGGGCCGATCGCCGTGCCGGCGGCCGCGCTGGAGGTCGACCTCGACATCGAGAGCGCGGCGGACGGCCGGATCTACCTGTGGGGCTTCCTGCTGCACGACACGGCGTCGGCGGACCCGCCGCGCTACGTCGCGTTCAGCCGCTTCACCGCGCTCGACGACGCCGCCGAGGCCGCGCTCGCCGAGGAGGCCTTCGGCTGGCTCCGCGGTCTGGTCGAGGGTCCGCGGAGCGTCGCCGTCTACCACTACAGCGCCTACGAGCCGACGGCCGTCCGCACCCTCGCCGCCCGTGAGCCGGGCCACGCGTCCCTGGACTGGGCCGCCGGGTGGGCCGGCCGGTTCGTCGACCTCTACGACGTCGTCAAGGCCCACTTCTTCGGCGCCGGCGGGCTGGGCCTCAAGCCGATCGCCCAGCACGCGGGCTTCCGCTGGCGCGACGAGGACCCGGGCGGGCTCAACTCCCAGGCCTGGTTCGCCGACGCCGTCGACGGGCCCGACGAGGCCGCCCGCGAGCGGGCCCGCACCCGGGTGCTGGAGTACAACGAGGACGACGTGCGCGCCACCGCCGTGCTCAGAGCGTGGCTGCGATCGCGCTGA
- the menD gene encoding 2-succinyl-5-enolpyruvyl-6-hydroxy-3-cyclohexene-1-carboxylic-acid synthase has translation MAEATRLARALVEGLLGAGVRDVVLAPGSRSAPLAYELFEADRIGLLTLHVRIDERSAGFLALGLAKGSGLPVAVVTTSGTAVANLHPAVLEAFHAHLPLVLLTADRPPAMTHTGANQTTDQTHLFGRHVRAFAAVSDAPVGPEGGDVAGWRFELGRLLSAATGARTRQPGPVHLDVALTEPLVPGPAAPLPTGPEVLVSAARGAEPVVLPAGPQTVLVAGDLPPAAGRAAAELAAAAGVPLLAEPSSNARRGPAALGTYRLLLASSLAEDVERVVVLGRPTLSRPVSRLLARTDVELVVVSAHADWPDPGRTASAVVDAVAFEPAAAGDWLPAWQEADVRAREALAELLAAQTVLTGPALAAALWAALGGADALVVGSSNPVRDLDLAPVLADPAEVFANRGLAGIDGTVSTAVGIALTRSRPTHALLGDLTLLHDAGGLVIGPSEPRPDLRLVVANDDGGSIFATLEQGRPEHQAAFERVFGTPHGASFEALAAVSGARYQRVRTTDQLAEVLEEPPVGVELVEAVVDRGQRRTLSTAVSAIAATL, from the coding sequence GTGGCTGAGGCCACCCGGCTGGCCCGGGCGCTGGTCGAGGGGCTGCTGGGCGCCGGGGTCCGCGACGTCGTGCTGGCGCCCGGCTCGCGCAGCGCCCCGCTGGCCTACGAGCTGTTCGAGGCCGACCGGATCGGGCTGCTCACCCTGCACGTCCGGATCGACGAGCGCAGCGCCGGCTTCCTCGCCCTCGGCCTGGCCAAGGGCTCCGGGCTGCCCGTCGCCGTCGTCACCACCTCCGGCACCGCGGTGGCCAACCTGCACCCCGCCGTCCTCGAGGCCTTCCACGCGCACCTGCCCCTGGTGCTGCTGACCGCCGACCGGCCGCCGGCGATGACCCACACCGGGGCCAACCAGACCACCGACCAGACCCACCTGTTCGGCCGGCACGTCCGGGCCTTCGCCGCCGTCTCCGACGCCCCGGTCGGGCCCGAGGGGGGCGACGTCGCCGGCTGGCGCTTCGAGCTGGGCCGGCTGCTGAGCGCGGCCACGGGCGCCCGGACCCGCCAGCCGGGCCCGGTGCACCTCGACGTCGCCCTCACCGAGCCGCTGGTCCCCGGTCCGGCCGCCCCGCTGCCGACCGGACCCGAGGTGCTCGTCAGCGCCGCGCGCGGCGCCGAGCCGGTCGTGCTGCCCGCCGGGCCGCAGACCGTCCTCGTCGCCGGCGACCTCCCCCCGGCCGCCGGCCGGGCCGCCGCGGAGCTGGCCGCCGCGGCCGGGGTCCCGCTGCTCGCCGAGCCCTCCAGCAACGCCCGCCGCGGCCCCGCGGCGCTGGGCACCTACCGGCTGCTGCTGGCGTCCTCGCTGGCCGAGGACGTCGAGCGGGTCGTGGTCCTGGGCCGCCCGACCCTGTCCCGCCCCGTCAGCCGGCTGCTCGCGCGCACCGACGTCGAGCTGGTCGTCGTCTCCGCCCACGCCGACTGGCCCGACCCCGGCCGGACCGCGTCCGCCGTCGTCGACGCGGTGGCGTTCGAGCCCGCGGCGGCGGGTGACTGGCTGCCGGCCTGGCAGGAGGCCGACGTCCGCGCGCGGGAGGCGCTGGCGGAGCTGCTGGCCGCGCAGACCGTGCTCACCGGGCCGGCGCTGGCCGCCGCGCTGTGGGCCGCGCTCGGCGGCGCGGACGCGCTGGTGGTCGGCTCGTCCAACCCGGTCCGCGACCTCGACCTCGCCCCGGTGCTGGCCGACCCCGCGGAGGTCTTCGCGAACCGCGGGCTGGCGGGCATCGACGGGACGGTGTCCACCGCCGTCGGGATCGCGCTGACCCGCAGCCGCCCGACGCACGCCCTGCTGGGCGACCTCACCCTGCTGCACGACGCCGGCGGGCTGGTCATCGGCCCGTCCGAGCCCCGGCCGGACCTGCGGCTGGTGGTCGCCAACGACGACGGCGGCAGCATCTTCGCCACCCTCGAGCAGGGCCGCCCCGAGCACCAGGCCGCCTTCGAGCGGGTCTTCGGCACCCCGCACGGCGCGTCCTTCGAGGCGCTCGCCGCGGTCTCGGGCGCCCGCTACCAGCGGGTGCGGACCACCGACCAGCTGGCCGAGGTCCTCGAGGAGCCGCCGGTGGGCGTCGAGCTGGTGGAGGCCGTCGTCGACCGCGGCCAGCGCCGGACGCTGAGCACCGCCGTCAGCGCGATCGCAGCCACGCTCTGA